From Penaeus monodon isolate SGIC_2016 chromosome 6, NSTDA_Pmon_1, whole genome shotgun sequence, the proteins below share one genomic window:
- the LOC119574532 gene encoding protein lethal(2)essential for life-like — MENKNTTTLTEQKPESPNCKEDSLLPIAEKGLFFHDSFFEDIQKQFETAIDQILDTWGEAKSVSDLMSSYRHVRERNLQQESQVMAFSEDDQNHKVVLDVDDFKNGDVKVRVEDNQVVVEGRVEKEEDDFKSTKSFCRRFNFPGKVNMEAVSSAVSSDGVLTITAPKIPQAA; from the exons ATGGAGAACAAAAATACTACCACTCTTACTGAACAGAAACCAGAATCTCCCAACTGCAAAGAGGATTCACTTCTCCCcattgctgagaagggacttTTCTTCCACGATTCCTTCTTTGAGGATATTCAGAAGCAATTTGAGACAGCCATCGACCAAATCCTGGATACGTGGGGAGAAGCCAAATCCGTGAGTGATCTGATGAGTAGCTACAGACATGTAAGAGAGCGTAATCTGCAGCAAGAGAGCCAAGTCATGGCCTTCAGCGAAGACGACCAGAATCACAAG GTTGTGCTGGATGTTGATGACTTCAAGAATGGAGACGTTAAGGTTAGAGTGGAAGACAatcaggtggtggtggaaggtcgagtggaaaaggaagaggatgactTCAAGTCCACGAAAAGCTTCTGTCGACGTTTCAACTTCCCAGGCAAAGTGAACATGGAGGCTGTGAGTTCCGCAGTGTCTTCCGATGGCGTCCTGACTATCACGGCTCCGAAGATTCCACAGGCagcatag
- the LOC119574537 gene encoding protein lethal(2)essential for life-like, producing the protein MEKKNATTLNEQKLDESAKGKEDSLLPIAEKGLFFHDSFFEDIRKHFETAIDQILDTWGESKSMSDLMNSYRRVRERNLQQENQVMAFSEDDQNHKVVLDVHDFKSGDVKVRVEDNQVVVEGRVEKEEGDFKSMKSFCRRFNFPGEVNMEAVTSAMSSDGVLTVTAPKIP; encoded by the exons ATGGAGAAGAAAAATGCTACCACCCTTAATGAACAGAAACTTGATGAATCTGCTAAAGGCAAAGAGGATTCACTTCTCCCCATCGCTGAGAAGGGACTTTTCTTCCACGATTCCTTCTTCGAGGATATTCGGAAGCACTTTGAGACAGCCATCGACCAAATCCTGGATACGTGGGGAGAATCTAAATCCATGAGTGATCTCATGAATAGTTACAGACGTGTAAGAGAGCGCAATTTGCAGCAAGAGAACCAAGTCATGGCCTTCAGCGAAGACGACCAGAATCACAAG GTTGTACTGGATGTTCATGACTTCAAGAGTGGAGATGTTAAGGTCAGAGTAGAAGACAACCAGGTGGTAGTGGAAGGtcgagtggaaaaggaagagggcgaCTTCAAGTCCATGAAAAGCTTCTGTCGACGTTTCAACTTCCCAGGCGAAGTGAACATGGAGGCCGTGACTTCCGCAATGTCTTCCGATGGCGTGTTGACTGTCACGGCTCCGAAGATTCCATAG
- the LOC119574547 gene encoding protein lethal(2)essential for life-like, with protein sequence MENKNTTTLNEQKLEESPNCKEDSLLPIAEKGLFFHDSFFEDIRKHFETAIDQILDTWGETKSVSDLMNSYRRVRERNLQQESQVMAFREDDQNHKVVLDIDDFKNGDVKVRVEDNQVVVEGRMEKEEGDFKSMKSFCRRFNFPGKVNMEALTSAMSSDGVLTITAPKIPEAA encoded by the exons ATGGAGAACAAAAATACTACCACCCTTAATGAACAGAAACTGGAAGAATCTCCCAACTGCAAAGAGGATTCACTTCTCCCCATCGCTGAGAAAGGACTTTTCTTCCATGATTCCTTCTTCGAGGATATTCGGAAGCACTTTGAGACAGCCATCGACCAAATCCTGGATACGTGGGGAGAAACCAAATCCGTGAGTGATCTCATGAATAGTTACAGACGTGTAAGAGAGCGCAATTTGCAACAAGAGAGCCAAGTCATGGCCTTCAGGGAAGACGACCAAAATCACAAG GTTGTACTAGATATTGATGACTTCAAGAATGGAGATGTTAAGGTTAGAGTGGAAGACAatcaggtggtggtggaaggtcgaatggaaaaggaagagggtgacTTCAAGTCAATGAAAAGCTTCTGTCGACGTTTCAACTTCCCAGGCAAAGTGAACATGGAGGCTCTCACTTCTGCAATGTCTTCTGATGGCGTCTTAACTATCACGGCTCCGAAGATTCCAGAGGCAGCATAG
- the LOC119574036 gene encoding uncharacterized protein LOC119574036, whose amino-acid sequence MENKNTTTLTEQKPESPNCKEDSLLPIAEKGLFFHDSFFEDIQKQFETAIDQILDTWGEAKSVSDLMSSYRHVRERNLQQESQVMAFSEDDQNHKVVLDVDDFKNGDFKM is encoded by the exons ATGGAGAACAAAAATACTACCACTCTTACTGAACAGAAACCAGAATCTCCCAACTGCAAAGAGGATTCACTTCTCCCcattgctgagaagggacttTTCTTCCACGATTCCTTCTTTGAGGATATTCAGAAGCAATTTGAGACAGCCATCGACCAAATCCTGGATACGTGGGGAGAAGCCAAATCCGTGAGTGATCTGATGAGTAGCTACAGACATGTAAGAGAGCGTAATCTGCAGCAAGAGAGCCAAGTCATGGCCTTCAGCGAAGACGACCAGAATCACAAG GTTGTGCTGGATGTTGATGACTTCAAGAATGGAGACTTTAAAATGTAA
- the LOC119574528 gene encoding protein lethal(2)essential for life-like, with amino-acid sequence MENKNATTLNEQKPDESPKSKEDSLLPIAEKGLFFHDSFFEDIRKHFETAIDQILDTWGEAKSVSDLMSSFTRVRERNLQQENQVMAFSEDDQNHKVVLDVHDFKYGDVKVRVEDNQVVVEGRVEKEEGDFKSMKSFCRRFNFPGKVNMEGVTSAMSSDGVLTITAPKIPQAA; translated from the exons ATGGAGAACAAAAATGCTACCACCCTTAATGAACAGAAACCTGATGAATCTCCTAAAAGCAAAGAGGATTCACTTCTCCCCATCGCTGAGAAGGGACTTTTCTTCCACGATTCCTTCTTCGAGGATATTCGGAAGCACTTTGAGACAGCCATCGACCAAATCCTGGATACGTGGGGAGAAGCCAAATCAGTGAGTGATCTCATGAGTAGCTTCACACGCGTAAGAGAGCGCAATTTGCAACAAGAGAACCAAGTCATGGCCTTCAGCGAAGACGACCAGAATCACAAG GTTGTACTGGATGTTCATGACTTCAAGTATGGGGATGTTAAGGTTAGAGTGGAAGACAatcaggtggtggtggaaggtcgagtggaaaaggaagagggtgacTTCAAGTCAATGAAAAGCTTCTGTCGACGTTTCAATTTCCCAGGCAAAGTGAACATGGAGGGCGTGACTTCTGCAATGTCTTCTGATGGCGTCTTGACTATCACGGCTCCGAAGATTCCACAGGCAGCATAG
- the LOC119574037 gene encoding heat shock protein 22-like, producing MNRNQNLPTAKRIHFSPSQRRGLFFQDSFFDDIQKQFETAIDQILDAWGEAKSVSDLMSSYRQVRERNLQQENQVMAFSEDDQNHKEEGDFKSMKSFCRRFNFPGKVDMEAVTSAMSSDGVMTITAPKIPQAA from the exons ATGAACAGAAACCAGAATCTCCCAACTGCAAAAAGGATTCACTTCTCCCCATCGCAGAGAAGGGGACTTTTCTTCCAAGATTCCTTTTTTGACGATATTCAGAAGCAATTTGAGACAGCCATCGACCAAATCCTGGATGCGTGGGGAGAAGCCAAATCCGTGAGTGATCTGATGAGTAGCTACAGACAAGTAAGAGAACGCAATTTGCAGCAAGAGAATCAAGTCATGGCCTTCAGCGAAGACGACCAGAATCACAAG gaagagggcgaCTTCAAGTCCATGAAAAGCTTTTGTCGACGCTTCAACTTCCCAGGCAAAGTGGATATGGAGGCCGTGACTTCTGCAATGTCTTCTGATGGCGTCATGACTATCACGGCTCCGAAGATTCCACAGGCAGCATAG